The nucleotide window CGGACCCCGAGGACGACGACAACGATGCCTAGGGCAGTGCGCCGCCTCGTAGTTTAGACTGTTTTTTTAAATGCAAATGTTTGGACGCGTGAACTCTCGCCGGCCTTCGTGGCCGGCTTTAATGTTTAATTAATGATGTTTCTCCTTTTTTAATATGCATGCATTCATTTTTTGACGTCGTCAAAATGGGTATTGGCCAGCGTTGGGCGCAGGGGCCGACCCAAATGCCAAAGTGGACATCCGTGTCCGTctggccgacccaaacggacaaaaagcggACGAAATCGCTGTCCGTTTGGATCGGCCCGTTAGAGTTACTCTTACCGCCTGAACGACACATAGGACGCGCGTCCAGCGTGTGGGCGAAACTGCTCTTCGCTCACACGACGCTCACATGGTAATACACTGCAACTACTGATGCACACAGGATACTAGTTAATCACACGACAACTATGTTTGGCCATACATGACAATTATGGCTTGACTACACGTGGCAACTAGTTAATCGCACACGACAACTACGATTTGATCACTCGTGGCTACTAGCGTTAATTAGACATGGCAACTATAGTTAATCTAAACAAGACCCAAAAACTATAGTTAACCTCAATGAAACCCCAAAAAACGAAACAGAGAAGTTGTCATGCTTTATTACAACTAAAGTTGCTATTCTAAGGTAACTAAAGTTGCATTGAAAAAATGCAGGGCAGATTTGCTTCGTGACATACATACGGGATAGGGATGAGTAGTTGTTATTGGTTCGATGTGTGCACGAAGTTGTTGCGGCCGGACGTGTGGGCGGTTTTAATTTTCGCCCACACAAGGATCACGTGGGCTGCCTGTTGGGCATGCCACACAAGATCGTGTGGTCGAATGTTTATTGTGCCACATGATGTCCGGGTTCATATTTTTTTACCATGTAAAAATTAGCTGTTTttcaaaacccatccaaaccaaTTGAAATAGGCGTCAATTTTCTTAGTGTACACACCCTCCATTTTAAAAGTCCGCCACTTTCTTCGATCCATATTAGGAGTAGTAATAAGGAGTAGTtataaaaagaaaaacaaagatcCGCAACTCTCTTCTCCCTCGGGCCCGTACTCGTTTAGGTGCTACTTGGACGATGATCGAGTTATCCAACGATGCCACTTCCGTATGTTGTGCAGCGTGTTGCTTTTTGACTTGTCGTCAGTTTCATTTTGATCTAAGGGCATCTACAACGCTAGGCGCTAGCTTAGGCGCCAGAATCGAATTCCCGGTCGATGGGGCAGTTGGGCCTTCCAATCCTGGCGCTACCTAAGGCATCGATGCTAGAAAAGAAACCGAGCGCTTGAGCTATTTTCTCGTACGAGATAGAAGGCTGCGTGTAGCGATGGATTTCCTTAGCGCCCCCGTAATTAGCGCTCAGCGTTGTAACAAACAGCGCTTAGATGGGCTTTTAATTTTTCAAGATTTTTTTATTTCCCTAAGCGCCCATATAGGCATCTTGCATTGAAGATGCCCCAAGTGTTTCGGGTTTTTTTCTGGACGAAATTCTTTCATCTTAGCATAGACCGACGGCTTCCAAAAAACACGTACCCGTGATACCAATTTTCTTTAAAGATGAAAAACAGTTTATTACTCAAATGATGGGATCTCGTCAAGATTTAAAGGTTGGCCCTCTTTCCAAAAGATTTAAAGGTTGGGGCCTGCATCCTTTTTCATTCCCTCTCCTTCCCAAGATCAAGCCTCTTTCTCGCACTCTTGCCTGCAGGAGTATTAGTTTTCAAAAATATATAACAATACGCATGAACTAGATGATACTAAACAATGTCCAATTATATTCATGGATGAGTAGCCTGTAAGTGAACTTTTTAGAGAAACATTCACATCTATTCTTTTTTTTTCAATTACGACACAAACAAGAGGGGCACAATTTTctctatttttcttttatttaagATATACTTCTGCAGCCCGTATTTAAAAATGATCAAATGAAGGAGACTATATAATAAGATAAACAAAATCAAAGACAAAATCATGAGTTCACAAAACAAGATCATGCACATGGGTAAAGGTAGGGGATTTTGGGTCGAGTCTAGCGGTTGCGTTAGCCTATGGTAAATTGGCCAAGGTTCTTTTTTCCTTTGGCGAACGACACATAGGACCTACATGTTAGAAGGAATTAGTATATGAGTATGCGAGTACGCGGGTTTGGGTATTTCCTTCTTGTACCGTACCCGACTTACCTGATGGGTATATTTTTCCCATTCATAAACCCATGGGTATTTATTTTTCCCAAACCCTTACCTCAATAGGGTTTTTATCCGTCGGGTTTACGGGTACCCATTGCCATGTTATACCCATCTGGTAGTTTGTGGATTTGAGCCCGTATCGCAATTCAACCCAGTTTAATTGAATTGGGCAACACGAGGCCATCATATGGTTCTATGATCACCGCAAACCCTCAGAAGTGCCATGGCCTTGCCTTCATCACCCTAAGCCAATCTCCCAGGCAAGAACACTGGATCATGAAAAGGTTCTCCTCCATCGTCCTGAACTTAACTTGCTCAGTCGTACCCCACGACGTTCACATATATTCGAGTAAAAGGTTGGAGGATCAAATTCGTTCGTGGTATGAACCCTAGTCAGAGCCATGCTACGTCCTACATTTCCTCAAAGACCACATCATCGTACTATCCCTCTTCAATCCCCATCATCCACATCATCTCACCAAGATCATCCTCTGATCCGCTCAGCCCGCCATTGACCTTGCTTCCTTCGCTTGTTGTTATGTCCGCCACCATGGATGCTACACCCCTAGCAAAAACCGACTTGACTCCAAGAAAGGTGAACTGTGCCATGGTCGGGAAGACAGTCCAGGTGTCCCCTTGATCAACCCAAACAGGAGAAAACAAAGTGGAGGAGAGATTGATGGTTGTTCTGAGGGGGTAGACCGACGACGGCGTGAAACCGGCGGAGGAACGGAAACGCTAGTCGCCAGGCTTACGCGGAAAAAGTGTCGTCCTGCTGTGTCCTCCACCTCCGAATCGGCTGCTCTTCTTTAGGCCATGTTTGGTTGTAGGGGATACAATCCTCTCGTAAACAAATACATCCAGGGATTGGGTTAATCCCTCTACTTGACACCCATCACCTCAACTTTGGAGCAGGATTCGTTCCACTGCTCAGAGCGGATTCTTTTCTCCCCCATGGAACATCGCCGCATGGGGCGGGCCAGGCCGGGATTTTCCCCGTCCCGGCCTCAACCAAACACATACCCCATTCCAATCCGGGAATTATTCCCCATCGGAGTGTTCCACGTGGATTGAGCTGTGATCCCGGCCGGAATCACCCTAACCAAACAAGTCCTTGCGCAATTTGTTTCCCCAATCGGACAATCTATTTTCTAGAGGTAGTCAGAGGGGGGCAGCCAAGATCAAAATCTTCTGTAGCGACTCGATCGGATCTCCAGCCGACGCCGGCGACCATGGCTCGCCGTCACCacctcgtcgtcctcctccctctcctcgcgcTTGCCGTCTCCTTCGTGGCCGCCGCCCCTGAGGTACCCAGCTCTCCCTCTCTCAGCAATCCCTTATCTCTGTCGCGCCCCCTTACGATGGCTCCATCCGTATGCGGCCACAGGGACATGGAGATGCCGCCGCCGCCTTCATCGACGGCGCGCCGCACCGCTACCTGCGGGATCAGCAGGACGACCAGGTTCGGCCACCGAttatcccctctctctctctctacggACCAACCCGTTGCTGCTTCTCACGCGCTCGAACGACTCTTCCAGCAAATCCATGCCGGATTCCGGTTTTTAGCTCGTAGGTTATGAACGAATACCAGACAAGGATTCAATTCAAAACACAAATACCATCTGACAGCACCAAATACTCCTAGATCGTCAACTGGCCAGCCATATATGTTGTCATATACTCGTTCTCAAAAAGAAAGTTAAGCACCTATACTCTCCATGGGTACTTATTCAGATAGTTGTATTATCTTTTAGCTACAGGTAGTTACATGCATAGCAACGTGTTAATCAGAGTTACCTATAAATTAGCATCTTAGCCGACCTGCATGACAAGAAACAGTTCTTTTGTTTTGTTTGCTAAGCACCTCTTCATGCACCTGCGTTTATACATGCCCGAATAGCACTTTGCCCTTGCCTTGACTAATTGCCTCCCCTTACTGCTTCAAGTGTGAAGATGATACTGGTTACCATGACAGATCAACCTTAGCTTTCGTTTTTATTTCATTCGTACCCCATGCATGGGCTAGTATGATCTCATGATATATGCCTTGTCATGCTACAACAGGCCACGTCGATGTCACTTGATGAAGTTTCTGCAGCTGTTTCCGTCTTGCTTGGTTTTGCACCACCTGCCATGCTTCCCGCGCCTTCTTCTGCAAAGGTTATTTAGCTTTCAGGATTCAGCTAGTCTTTGCACGCATCGTGCTACTCTATCTAAGCCATTCAACCTTTGTCTATCTTGATTTTCAGTTAAACAAGCTGCTACTCCCAAAGCCATTTGACAGGCCTCGTGCTGTTTTCTTGATGCAAATTGATGGATCCCATGGTATGTTAATTTGTTGGGGATGATTTTATCTGAATCATTCATGCATTTTGATGTAGCGACTAATGTTGTCTCTCTTGATCATATATCAGACTCTGTCGATAGCTTCGTATCTGATGCCGGTAGTATTTACAAaaccaagattgagggtgcacaAAATGCTGCTACAGGGCTTACAGGTCTGACTAATTACTGAGCATCTCCCTTTTTTTGGAACTTGGATGCCCCTACTTCTGTATCTGCCCTGTCAACACATAAGTATCATTGATCATGTACCTTGCAGATAAGGATGAATTGATTGTCATTCGTTCAGATGAATCTTCTGGATCAGATGTTCTTGATAATGAACTCACCGACTTGGTAAGTATACTATTTCTTTAGGAGAAAACTAGTACTCCCTCCTagtgaactaaaaccacgacacttattttggatctGAGGGGATACAAGTTAGAAACTATAAGTAGAATTTTGTGTGTGCAGGCAACCTGGTTGGAGGGATCCTACCAGAAGGCTGATGGCAAATTAAACATCCCCTTGAAGAGTGGAAACAGTTTTACTTTGCTCCTCAATAAGGTTAGCATCGCTTCGTCATCCATTTGCATACTAACCTGAACTTGGCTTCAAAAGAACATAACTCGTCTCTGAGGATTCATTGCTTTTTCTGTTAAAATTGGATGAGGTCACTTCCTACTTTGTACAAAATTGGCCACTAAATTGTAGAAATTATTTAACTTCATTTGCATGTCTACACAGGAAGTAGACGTTGAATTTGCATCCAGCTTGATCTCCCTTCTCAAAACCATCAAAAGGGGTATTCAGGTTCATGAAGATTTCTCAGGAGGCATCGTGAGCCCTGCAGAGTTATTAGTATGCCGCTTCACGGGCATTAAGGTAATTATAAACATAAATCTTCAGCTGTAATTTGAATATTCTTATAAATTGTGCACAGCAAAATATTCGCAAGACCCTGTAACTATTCATTCCCCAGACCACACAGCAACAGTATCTTTATGCAATTTGAATATTCTTATGAAGCACATGACCCCCCCTCCCCCACTATGTTAGTGTTATAAAGTTACTTATTTGATGGGTTTATTATTTAGGCTCTGGAAGATGAATATGGTTCTGCAGAAATTGTTAAGCAGGGAGCTGAAGTAGTTCAGACAGCTCTCACCAAAGCATTTGATCAATTGCAGGGAGCATATAACGGTAAGTTGATTATTGACTTGAAGCATAACCTTTTCAATCGGTAAACTTGTTATATTTGCAGAACACTACTGACagttttttttttctgtttcAACATTTATCATATATTAATATAGGGAAAATTGTTGGGCTGGTAATATCCACTAAGGAGgcttcaacatccttggcatccATCATCGATGGACCATCTTCATTGCATATCTCAAGACGGCTTGCAGAAGCATCGAAAACTAATGCTACAGCTTCTATAGCTGCTATATATCTTGTTAGATTGAGTCTTGCATGGATTACAGGGATCATCCTCCTTGTCTCAACTCTCATTGGGGTGAGCATGCTTTCTCCTGGTCTTGTCTATTATTGATTAACTTCGTTGAAACGCATCTCTGACGACACTATGTGCTGATTGTGCAGATCTGCCTGCTCATGAACATGCCGCTTACCAGGGACACGCTCCTATATTCAAATGTCAAGATGGATTAGTTTTACATATGAATTTTCGCACGATGGCATGGAAGTTTTCAATAGTCATGCTTGGTTTTTTCCTTTGGACCTTGGGTTTACAGTAGGGACGCTGAGTGTGGGCTTGCTGTTCACCCACCACCCAGTGTAGCATAAAAATACTGTTGCTATGTGAACCGTTCATCTAGAATTGTACTGCCATTGCCTGCATGGGCTTCTCTCATTTTCCcgtaaataaataaaaaacaatCGAGAGGAGTGTATTTTGTTAATATCAGCGAAGATTGTACTATATTGTTGTAAAAACCCAGTATCTGAATAAATTCGCCACTTGGATATTCATTGGGATAGCTGTTGTCTTCATATATCATGTTGGATGTTTGATTTGTTGAGTTGATTTTTCACATACATTTATTGATCATATGTGCTGCCAGAATAGGGAACATACTGCCATGCGTCGGCAAAAATCCAAAACATAATATTGCCATGATTGATGCGATACATGCAATATTTTGAATAGCGCGCTACAAAATATAGCGAGGCCCTTCTCTAAATGCTACACAAGTTATAGCGCGCTAATAGCGTGCTATATTTCAAAATAgcgtttgaaaaaaaatcaaatatatCTAGAAATAAAGTATTTAAGCAACTAAATTTTTCATAGGAGCAAGCAATATATGCATAAGGGCCAAATCCAGTACATAAAAATAGTAAGTCTCAAACATCAACACTCAACAGCCATAGTTTAAGAGTCTCTAACATGAACAGCCACCAGGGCAGCAACAATACAACACAAAATAACACACGAGTTTTAAGATAGTCCACATCAATAGCCACCGAAGGGGACAACATTACAACATAGCACGATCAAATTATTCAGAATCACTCACTGGTAAATGCATTTCATCATCTTCCGATTCAGAAGAAGACTCAGCTGATTGCAACTCATCATCACGATAAATAGGAagcaacttcttcttcttcctaggACGAGATTGAGACACTATCTTTCTTTTTGATGGAGCAACTTCTCCTCCTGATGTTGATTGTGCAACTTGTACATCTTCAGGTTCAACTCCTGTTTGCACTCCTTCAACAGACACAACACCAGTAATCCACTCATTACCTTCATCTTCTACAACATCTACAAATGTGTGGTCCTCAATTGGGTCCCTGTTTTTCATTCCTCTCTTTTCCTTTAGTTTGGAGTTGAACTTGATGAACACAAGGTCTCTCATTTTGTCATGAAGTAGCCTACTGCGTCTTTTTGTGTGAATCTGTAGGTGATGGGATTAGAGCATTGATTTCTTAGTATGAAAAAACAAGTAAACAAATGCAAGAAAAGTATGGCAAAGATACTGGGTTGTCCTTCTAATGTGACAATAAACAAGTTGACATATGGCATGCATCTTTCTGACCTGCTGAAAAACACTGAAATTCCTCTCACAAGCCGAGGAGCTGCATGTCAAACTCAAAATCCGCATCGCCAATACCCTGAGATTTGGTGCACTTGACCCATGATTGGACCACCAATCAGCTTCATTAAGAGTAAAAATCGGAGTTAAGAAACCATTGCAAGTTCTGATATGAGAATGGAGAAAAAGTTAAAATGTAAATATGCACCTGGAtcaaagtttttgtttttccgCTGCCTTTTAGCAATGTCTCTTCCAAATGACCCCTCTTCACCTTGATATGCCTTAAGTTCATCTGTGATTTTGTCTTGAAGGCGAACATCTTCCACCATTTTTCCCATGCAACTGACAACCCCATCTTTAAATGTTGGATCCAACAAAATTTGTAGCTTGTTTTCGTAAAAGTAGTATGGATTTAAGAAGTATCCAGCCCTATGTAGTGGCCTCTTCAATTTGTTGTCCCATCTTTTATCCACTATATCCAACACTTCTTGAAAACAAGATTCTTGTTGTTCATTTTCAAACTTGGCTGAGATCTCTTTCTTTGCATCCAAAAAGACGCCGTACATGAATCCCATAGTAATGTATTTTACTGTATATGAATCCAAAAAGTAATGTGTTTTACTGTATTTCCGATACATGCCATTGAACTAACAAAATTAGACCTGTTCTGCTAGTTCAAATCAGGCTATAGAGGAAGTTCACCCACTGCCTCCTTTGCCATTACCCTTGTCCATCGGACTACTAAAATTAGGCATGTTCTATCAGGAGGGCACAGAGAAGGGCATAAACGCCCCATTTTTGCTCTGTAACTCGCCCTCTGCGACGCTTGGGTATCCTTTGGCTATATCCTCCTTAGCCTGGTTATCCCTCATTTGTCTGTGGCCACAGCTCAAATCCACACAATATCATGCAACATAGATCAAACGACGTACTTCATAGTTCATATAACACATAGCACATAGTTCATACATGACATAGCATATGGTACCTTATCATGCATGCCATCGGACTGCTAGTTCAAGTCGGTGGATGGCATCGCGGAGAGCCTCCTC belongs to Triticum urartu cultivar G1812 chromosome 7, Tu2.1, whole genome shotgun sequence and includes:
- the LOC125517961 gene encoding uncharacterized protein LOC125517961, with translation MARRHHLVVLLPLLALAVSFVAAAPEGHGDAAAAFIDGAPHRYLRDQQDDQATSMSLDEVSAAVSVLLGFAPPAMLPAPSSAKLNKLLLPKPFDRPRAVFLMQIDGSHDSVDSFVSDAGSIYKTKIEGAQNAATGLTDKDELIVIRSDESSGSDVLDNELTDLATWLEGSYQKADGKLNIPLKSGNSFTLLLNKEVDVEFASSLISLLKTIKRGIQVHEDFSGGIVSPAELLVCRFTGIKALEDEYGSAEIVKQGAEVVQTALTKAFDQLQGAYNGKIVGLVISTKEASTSLASIIDGPSSLHISRRLAEASKTNATASIAAIYLVRLSLAWITGIILLVSTLIGICLLMNMPLTRDTLLYSNVKMD
- the LOC125517962 gene encoding uncharacterized protein LOC125517962, translated to MYRKYSKTHYFLDSYTVKYITMGFMYGVFLDAKKEISAKFENEQQESCFQEVLDIVDKRWDNKLKRPLHRAGYFLNPYYFYENKLQILLDPTFKDGVVSCMGKMVEDVRLQDKITDELKAYQGEEGSFGRDIAKRQRKNKNFDPADWWSNHGSSAPNLRVLAMRILSLTCSSSACERNFSVFQQIHTKRRSRLLHDKMRDLVFIKFNSKLKEKRGMKNRDPIEDHTFVDVVEDEGNEWITGVVSVEGVQTGVEPEDVQVAQSTSGGEVAPSKRKIVSQSRPRKKKKLLPIYRDDELQSAESSSESEDDEMHLPVSDSE